The stretch of DNA CCAAGGAGAACGTTCACCAGGTCCAGGACTTATGGACTGTGTCCCTTCAGCGGGGAGGACACGGAGGACGAGCCGAGCTGTCCGCCACAGCTGGAGGAGCCACGTGTCCCACGGAGCGTGGATGTAAACAGGAGCGACTGCGTGTTTACGCACAGGAAGCAACTCAAACCTGCAGGCTTGATTCGGCGCCATGTAAGACTGAAGTTCTCTGACGGTCACCCAGGAAACAGTTTTATAAAGTTAAACAGATTCATTATTATTCAGGTcagttaaagtcagaataatGAATTAACAGCGACAACAAGGTGGAGGTTTACTTttcaatgtcattttaatttattaatgtcacaattcaaaactaaatatataattaGCTAATTTTTCAGTTTGGAACGAAATATTTgactatattaaaaaatattttgcatgtcCATTAAAGGGAAACACAACATTTGATTAGCAATTTAAATCTCTAAGTAGcagccaaatatttagttagcaagcacAATACTTAGTTTACACACTAATATTTAGatccaaattaaatatatttagttagctacgtaaatatttaattaacaagCCAAATATTTAGTCAGTAAGCAACATAGTGAGCAAACTAAATGTTGAacttcaaacaaaatatttttaagtaaagGGAAACAAATTTAGCAagtactaaatatttagttccatattaaatatttattttgttagcgagccaaatatttaattaacaagctaactatttagttAGTAAACTCCTTGTTTaactccaaactaaatatttttgcttatcaagaaaaaactaaatatttaattagcaagctaaatgtttagcttcaaactaaaagTAACCAACTAGTGACATCTGAAGATAACTggttagttttattttggggtattAGTATAAATTAGTGTAAATTAGTGTAAATTTGGATTaatacaaatgcatttttaatttacttttaaaatcttGAATAAATCTCTAGctaaactaaattaactaaaccACCAAATCAACTGTATAAATTGGCCTTTAAGCTGCTGGCTTTATGTTCCTGtgcaaattgtgacatttttgattaaatatgttttattctgCAATATTTGGCCTAAAACTGTCACGGTGCTGCCCCCTGTGGGTTGAACAGTGACTACTGCAGTCAAATTTTCTTCTTGGTTAAAGTTTAGTTACACTTTAAGATAAATTTATGAGCTACtctgtgttggtttgtcacCCAATCCCAGTTAAATAACTTGAATATTGTCTGTAAGTATTCAGGGTGTGATAAAAGTTTTACATCAATCTGCTTCAATCGCTGTTTTGTCTCGTTTGTCCTCTAAGCCTGAGACCCAGAAGTTGTCAGCAGGAGGAACGTTCTTGGAAAGCGCGCCGGCGTTTGGTAAACAGCAGTAAGTGGACGGCTCTCATTAATCATTCACATCTGAGCTCAGTGGAGGATGAAACAAGCGGTGACCAGATCAAATTCACCGTAAAGGGATCAGGACACCATTAACCTGACAACTGGTCCTGTTTCACAATAACGTTTCGCTTTTAATCACCTTTTAATCCACTTCCTGCAGGACGTCTGGCAGCGGCCACGGCGCCTCCGCCGCCATGCCCGCCATCCTGTACGACGGCGCAGAAGAAGAGCTGATGGACACTATTGAACGGGAGTTCAGCTGACTGGTCAGCAGGAAGTAAAGACGACTATCTACAGTTTTACATAAAGGTATTTGGGGTCAATGTAACCTGACCCTCTGGCTCTGGCAGCTTATTTAACAGCTTGAAGCCTGTAATTGCAGCAGAGACTTGACCTGATGCCAGGAGGCGCAGTGTGAAAAGACGCAGACCTCCCTGGTTTGTCATGTCGTCCCATTACTCCCAGCAGGCTCCCTCAGAgcctgtgtgtttgtttcctacGGTTCCTAAACTTCCTTTTAAATCAGGAAATGACTGACCGCAGAGAACGGGCTCCCTCTTCAGACTTTATTTAgtcaaataaacagtttttggGTGCAATGCTGGACTTTAAACTGTCCTGGCTTCTCTAGGAAAGGAAATATTTGCTTCCAGTATTTCCCCGACCCGTTGCTGCACTTTTTCAAACGGATTGTGGCACCAGGACGATTTTCGGCCTTCACAGCTGCACTTCTGCTCCACATTTCAGCCAAACACGAGAGAATCTGCTGCCACTCGGTGGTTCAACATGGAGCTGCACGagtcaaacaaaaaatgtagtttttcttttttcatgcaaaataaaataaacctaagGAAACACCAGGCTGTGCGTGAATAATCTctataaaatgattttcaaatatctTATTTAATAAACAGCCATCACATAAACAGAACATAACTGTTTGGACACAAACactgtacaaaagaaaatgtatatctgtaaaataatcaaataaaacccCATCAAATATATTAGCacagtgtgtttttaaatttaaactagTCACCGTATACTGTATGTCATTGTGCTGTTTTGGCATTTTTTGAAGGTTCAGCTGTTGCTCTGCTTCTTTGAGGGCCGGTAGAAAGAAATCCTCCTCTGCAGATCCTTCAGCAGCTTgggagggagaagaggaagcTGCTTTCTCAGCCTCTCTAAGGTCCTCACATTCTTAGCAATGTAATCCTCACAAATCCTGTcagggacaaaaaaaatgtcaagaaaattacatttctatATCGAGAGACAATGTCCTATTTAAAGTAACACGACCAAAGTTTTCAAATTCCAAACTGAAGTTTCCAGCATTAAAACCGCCGTTATTTAGAGGAACAAATACGTCACACAGACAGATGAACGGTTAATATTGTCTGTTATGTTTCATTCATGTCTAAATCGCTACATgaagttttcctgttttcttcttcagcttCATGAGACGAAGTTTGTTACCTGAACAAAGGATGTGGCTGCATCTGGAAAACAAGAGCGTCGTTGCAATGTCCCTGAAAAATATAGTTATACGAGattattacaattatttcaACTAGAATAAATAAGCAGTTTTTCCACTTTACAGTCGGTGCTTCCTGCTGTTTTCTGCATCCACTGAGCTGCAGCATGATGCTCAGTCTCATGAAATGCTCACAGTGTCAACAAGCAGGATGTAGTCGCAGCTTCCACCAAACACAACCACGTCTGAGTCTCTGCCGCCGCAGGCTGTGTGCCACAACctgagacagaaaaaacaacttatgtCTAAAATAAACTGAGTGAAAACAATTTCACTCAGACTGGAGCTTCTCTCATGCAGACAGGGTCAAATATATCAATTCACCCTCAGTGGCTGAATGTTTATCCTGACAGAGCAAttcattcaaattaaattaaaaatacactaAGTACTTCATTATTAAATACTCCATCAAGTAAATAAATGTCCCCcatcaaaaaagtaaatatattttatataactaTAACTGTGATTTTGttaatcacagttttttttagatttatttatttatatttcatctACATATTCATATCATCACTTATTTCATAATGGTGTTTCATTTTATGGAGCTATTTTGTGTATTTCACTGACTTATTAATATAAGCACTATTTCATGAGGGCTGGGGATCCTGGAATAACttaataaacagtaaaactgactgaaaaaataatctccctattaaaaatatttttattataaatttagtttttattcatggAGACAATTATAcatttgattaatcatttactaattttattaaattctattttacttatattttgcaccaattcacagcaaatatcTCAAGACACTTCacaaaatttattatttttatgttttattaatacagtttttatttatcttttaatttaattttgaatgaaaCTGCTCTCCATAGAAACAAACCCCTTCAAGCTGAGCTGAAATTTGCTGCGACCCACAGAGacaagcaaaatgttttcaggaCTTTGTCCCGACGGTTCGGACTTTGTCTCCTGACCTTTAAGGTCAGTCTGGTACCTGGGCTTATCCTGGTAGGGATGCTCAAACTCCCTCCACTTCTTAGTTTCTACGTCAAACAGCCAGCCGTCACCTGAAGTGGAAAGTATGTGAAGATGAAGAGATCTGAACTAAAAACATGAGCTGGATGCTAATCGGATGAATATGCAGGTATATTTGCTCACTCATTGGTTTGCAGTCGACACTCAGGCCTCCGAACAGGAACATGGTGGACTCTGACACAGCCGTGACCGTATGCCAGGATCTGCCCACCGGAGCCGCAGATGAAGGAACTCTGCATATGAATCACAGTAACCGTCTGCATGAtactgaacattttcagatgacATTTGGTCAGACATGTTGGCTGAATATGATTGGAgcattctgtgtttgtttactGACATTTCAGTCCACGTCCAGGATTCAAGGTCGAGGCAGTGAAGGTCATTCGTCCTGGTTTCCTGTGAGTAAAAATGAGCAAAGCAGCTAGCATCCAGCTGTACTACATCAGGCTGTTAATGCACAGATATTTACATGCACTGTGTGAAaagatcaactttttttttactgtctgtCATCAGGTCAGCAGTGGTGGGAGCGCTTCCGCTAATCCACTGATAGCACAGCTAATTTTTCTCTTCGTACTTGTccgtttttgctaactttgaaaatgtttactgCATTTAGCTTCCAGTACATTAATTTTTCCTGACAAATGTTAAAGTTCTAATTTACTTAAGTGTTTTGAAAACTTCCAGCTGGATAAAGTTCAAGTTTTGGTTATCAACTGTAACGAATTCTTCAAGTAGTCAGACATTTacattcatgctcttattttgacgagttcagtttcatttcctctcttgtcttttttctttcccaataattttatgacaaacagaaacatacaggaagaaaatgtgctaagcattttagcattagcttctgctaaatgctGTGTTAGTGTAGCGCATTAGCTGAACTAGCATTTATGATTAAACATTAGAACCCTGACCCAGTTACTGTTGGGTTCCTGGGTGTTTCCTGTCTGTGGTTGGGGTTGCTGTTTCCCTGTCCATCCTTCAGGGGGCGCCTGGCAGTCATTCCTGGAGGGCGTGGACCAGCTGATATTCATCACCTGCACTGCATGATCTCATTTGGAGGAGCATAAGAGGAGGAGGCAGCCTACACACCAGTGCCAGAgtgtttttgccagttttggTATTACAGGCCACCTGAAGTTCTCCAGTGATCGAACTTTGTGAATTTCTAGTgattccttgtttttttttgtgcctccATAGGAACTCTCACTACAGAAGCTGTGAACCCCTTAGTGGAAATCCCGCGCAGAACCTCTCCTTGTGACGCCGGTGGATTATTGCCCACCGGATGCCCAGTCCCTGAATCCCACCTTGGTGATCGGATCTCCACGCTCGCTGCCTTCCTCTCTCCGGCCATAACAAAGACCCGCCCAGATCTTGTCCGCCCTCCAGAGCTGCCCCACCACCATAAGCGAAGCAGCAACACTCGACCTCAAGTAATCCGCCCAGGATCCTTCAgaccttcccccccccccccggtcCGTATCATCTCAGCTGAAGTAAGAACGTTAAGTTTTTTCCAGCAGTTTACCATTTCCTCCAGTCATCGAACTCACCATACTCTCTCACCCTTAACTCCAACCAGAAGCATCGAATCCTCTCCGGACcagtttttcccctttttctctgACTGTCATTCTctgcaataaatataattttactgaTTTCCCTTGTTCTGTGGGTGTTCTTGCATGTGGGTCAGACGATTAAAACCCAACATGACAGTTACTCCGGTTCTGTCAGAAGGAAAACATTCATCAGTCTGTTATGAGAAGCAAATCTGCCAAATACTAAAGAAATGGACATAAGGTTCTGATTTTGTAGGAAGTTTACAGCTGcatcaaaaagcaaaaagaaatcattttgatGATCCTTCCTGGTGTAGAACCTGAAAAGTTTAATACGATTCAGACACTAAGAATAAGAAGTTGTAggttttttacagtgtttatgAATAGATTAGCAGTTCCCTCACCATGACTCACCATGACTCACCATGACTCGGCCTCCACAGCGTGCGCCCCAGCGTGGCGCCGGCGTGGGCGGCTCTGGGAGCGGGAGGCCGGCCCTGCAGGAGGAAACAAAACGGTTCTGCTCTGAAAACATCTCGGACCGCAGGGTGGAGAGTTGTTCATGATGCGCTTACATGAGTCTGGGGTTCAGCCCAGCTGCCTTTAACTGGGTCAAATACATGAACTTCATTGTTCCATCCCCAAAACAAATCATCCACCTGCAAACAGAACCATTATCTTAAAGATGTTAAAAAGTCCTGAGTTAGTTCCAGCTGGTTGATACGTTACCCAGGATGTTTCATCCAGGATGAAGTTTCGGTTCCTGCTGGTGATATCAGCCAGAACTTTATGGCCGTATCCTCCAAAGTAGATGAgcctggaagaaaaacacagcatggaaataaacatttatatttacaacCAAGTCATacccaaaatatgttttaatgcGTTGATAAATGTTGATCTGTGGTTATTTATATTGTTACATCTTTACACTTAAATCTTTCAAAGCTCTCTGAACATCTTAGCTGTGATTTGGACTAAACTGGACTTGGCCTGTCAAACTTTAATCGCTATACATGAAACTTAAAGTAATACGTTGTTTCCCTGGAgctactttagaaatatttgcaatatttttttcgTAATGAAATCCTCTCCAAACAAATTGTACTGCAAGGTGTGTGAATTTATCTTCCTTCCATGAAGAACTGAGGGTTTGCTTTGGTTTGCTCCTgtataaatgtgacttttatcAATCACAGACAATAACTTGACCCCAAGTAAACCTGAGGCTGGTCATTCATTGCACTTTGTTTACTGATTCAATACAACTTTTATATTATGtcttttttgtacaatttattCAGCACATTTTCTTGATTATCATTAAATTAATCTGATGAGTGTTTCTTATTAtttcttttgcaattttttaaattacttccactaaagtataaaaataagTCGTAGAAGTTAGAAAttctgccacctgcaggtgggagttagcatcacaAGTGATTTGTTTTACTAGTCATCTAGTAAAACAACCAATTTATACCAATTTACATGAGAAAAACTGGATGGATTGTAACTACAGGTGCCATGACTACTTATATTAACCTAATTAATCAGATATTATCTGACtgttagtttggtgtttttctATAATATATGATTTGggataaaaatgagaaaaaagtatatttttctgTGCAATAAGTGCATGAAAACTATCGCATTTAGCAGGTATTTGTTCTATATTACTGCTATGtggatgtaaaaaataataattataagaataaaataaatgtctttaaattatACCTTTATTAACAGTATTGTTGTAATAAGCTGCAtcttctttgctgtttttcttggaCCATGCTGTCAGCCACTTTCTCTTCTGTCTAATGGGCAGAATTTCAGAAATGCTGTGCATGTAGAGGTAATCTGTGCCGCCGTGTTGTTTTTAGAGACAAAGAGTTTGTCTTTTAAACAAGCCACTcatgtttagcattttttaaaccaTGGTTTCCCAAACTAAAATTTTTACAAACTCAAGCCTGTCGATTCTGGGATGatgtcactttgtttttgtaaaactccCTGGTATCAACTTCTGACTAAAATACACAATGAAAATAAGGAATTTGTCGTTTTGAGTTCCTCACTTTCCGTTATAAACCCAGCAGGACAGTTTGTCTCGATGTGAGggagcagaaccagaatctgGGAGGATCTTCTTCCACACGTATTGACCGTCTGTCAGGTCGACACAGAACATCTGGACAAGCAGTCAGACATTCACATTAACAGAgttcaattacatttattagGCTAATTAAGGCTGATTATGActttatcaaacatttaaacacatcAAATTATTACACATTTACACAGAGGATCCTGCTTTTCTCCAATGACCGTTggatatatttatattctatCATTAGAAGTGATAAATGAGAGGCAACATGGAAGCATGCAAAGAAAGatagaataataatttttaaatatattaaagtaaagataataaatgcaaaatcctttaaaatggGAAGATTTTCAAGAACAAAAACTTGTGTTTGTGGGGTTTTACATGCTACCCTAAAGTTACCTAAAAAGatgtaataaatagttttattgtcATCACAAAGCTAACACAAAATGTTGtgataaatctgaaaaatatgtcaaatatttcttccatgttaaaattttgttcatatttttgtcagtcaaacccaataaaatactgaaaGTTATGGTTGGAGCAAAAGGTTAATAAGTTCAGGGGAATTAATGCTGGCAAGGGGCTGGATAAACGCACACCTAATTCTGCCTGTCGGggttaaaaataatcatataaTCTTAATTATAGAACAGAAGAGCAAGGTGAGGCGCTCTGACCTGATTGGTCTGTCCGCCGTCATCACATCCTCCAAATATGTACATGTTTCCACCGAGGGAGGAGCCACAGGTCCCAGACATGGAGGGAGGAACGTCACCGGCCATGTGGAACACCTGCCTTcaaaaaacaggacaaaacaaagaaaactgcagtcagAAAACATTCATTATTAAAGGTCAGTAGGAGGTCAGCAGGAGGTCAGTAGGAGGTCAACAGGAGGTCAGCAGGAGGTCAGTAGGAGGTCAGTAGGAGGTCAACAGGAGGCCAGTAGGAGGTCAGTAGGAGGTCAACAGGAGGTCAGCAGGAGGTCAGTAGGAGGTCAGCAGGAGATCAACAAGAGGTCAACAGGAGGTCAGTAGGAGGTCAACAGGAGGTCAGAAGGAGGTCAACAGGAGTTCAGTAGGAGGTCAACAAGAGGTCAACAGGAGTCAGTAGGAGGTCAACAAGAGGTCAACAGGAGGTCAGTAGGAGGTCAACAGGAGTTCAGCTGAACCTGATTAATTCTTACCATATCCCTCCTTCCAAGTCATAGACCCAGATTTCATCACTGGGAATAAAAACCTCTTCATCTGCAATcgactgcaaaataaaacaggattaTTAATAACTAGCATCATTTCATACAAAGTTAGTTATGATTTCATTAAACTGTTTGTTTACAGATACAAAATGGAAGAAGGAAATGAATATGCACCAACATTTAGTTCCCATCAGGGGTAATACTGTAAGTGACATATATCAGCCTATTGCATTGTAAATGTATATGCATCACAATATATTTTAGCATATATTTATAGTAATTgtatatttcatttatattgCAACATGTaatgtattgtttacttcaATCCTTTTGGAGCTAAATGCGTTTCTCTGTGTACAAATAgaatattattatataaaaattaaCTGGATAACTTAGACAATGTCTTGTTTGTACTGTaattatatatttgtatttatgtgtatgtactgtatatacacatattCAAATTTTATCCACTAAGGGGTTTAACATGCATTTCTTTCTCCTTtgacttgaaataaaatgaaaaagtaattaatGAAAATACTTCACTTAAAGATAAACGGAGATGCAGTTGTTCAAATGAATTGGTACGAAATGACATGGCAAGAAGTGGGCATGAAAAGGacgagggggggggggggggggggggtgttggaATCGGTGGTAGGAATAAAACGTCCTGGCAGGTCGGGTACGAAACGACCAAAAACTACAAAGACACGAAGTGACAGCTGTCATAGCTTTTCATGCAGATTTCCGTGGATCTGGTGACGTATTTGTGTATTTCGCTCACCATGTAGCCCCCCCACACATACAGCAGGCTGTCCAGCACCACCGCCGTGTGTCCGCTCCTTTCCCGGGCTACCAGCTCCGAGCAGTGCCGCTCAAAGGCGGGGTCCATCCTCCGTCCTGTCAGTTCAGCAGACAAAGGGAAGAAAcgtgtattttaaatgaaaaacatatttacacacTCGCGAAAGAGCTGCAGGGTTACTTTTTCTCATGCTGTTAAATTCAGCATTTTGCTCCCGAGACGCAACAACAACAAGTTCATCGTCTCCACCAGCAGCTGTGTAAACActactacaaaataaaagacaacttCCGATCCTCTACGTTCAGCATAATAAAATCTCCCCAAAGCGTTAATTCCTTTAGTTCAGTTTGTTTACACACAGTGATAAATGCATACTTTAAAACTccacaattaaaaacaacatttttaatttattctcaaTATAATTGTTATTTATGTGTAATAATACAGTCATATATGAATgaaaatgcaacttttacaGTTAGCTTCTGCAAATAGCTAACCATGATGGAAGGAGGGATGAAGGTTACATTTTGAGGGTCAAAGTGGAAACCTCTTTATTTCCCTCAACCCAGACCTCATCTTTCTCAGTCTGCCGTGTCAATATAATCGATcttttgaaagcaaaacattttgttccttAATGATAACTTTCCCAGTAAACCTTGACCCCTCTGAGTGCCTTTTAGTTGATTAGTTGTGTGTAAGTAGAAAGGCTGTTTGAAGAAGTGTTTGTGGCATGGATTTAGCatttagataaatataaatatttactataTTTCAAGTAaggaagtttatttatttttatatactttGCTCAACAGACAATTACATGCAATccagattaattaaaaaagtgaaatacagTGAACCAGCCACCTCCTAGCAGTTATTAAAGAGTTTTCTGCAGAACTTAGCTCCAAATTATATGTAAATTAATTTAGATATGCTTTCACtgagcatcttttttttttctttcttgg from Xiphophorus hellerii strain 12219 chromosome 19, Xiphophorus_hellerii-4.1, whole genome shotgun sequence encodes:
- the LOC116709268 gene encoding LOW QUALITY PROTEIN: kelch domain-containing protein 1 (The sequence of the model RefSeq protein was modified relative to this genomic sequence to represent the inferred CDS: inserted 2 bases in 1 codon) — its product is MRKRRRMDPAFERHCSELVARERSGHTAVVLDSLLYVWGGYMSIADEEVFIPSDEIWVYDLEGGIWQVFHMAGDVPPSMSGTCGSSLGGNMYIFGGCDDGGQTNQMFCVDLTDGQYVWKKILPDSGSAPSHRDKLSCWVYNGKLIYFGGYGHKVLADITSRNRNFILDETSWVDDLFWGWNNEVHVFDPVKGSWAEPQTHGRPPAPRAAHAGATLGRTXCGGRVMETRTNDLHCLDLESWTWTEIVPSSAAPVGRSWHTVTAVSESTMFLFGGLSVDCKPMSDGWLFDVETKKWREFEHPYQDKPRLWHTACGGRDSDVVVFGGSCDYILLVDTGHCNDALVFQMQPHPLFRICEDYIAKNVRTLERLRKQLPLLPPKLLKDLQRRISFYRPSKKQSNS